From Deltaproteobacteria bacterium, a single genomic window includes:
- the xseB gene encoding exodeoxyribonuclease VII small subunit, translating into MAGKSKSKDSFGARLARLEQIVERLESEEIDLEDALTAFEEGVKLSRELTVSLTSASRRVELLLRQENGEFALAPFDPGLDEVGDEKDKEADDADVESDEL; encoded by the coding sequence TTGGCCGGAAAATCCAAATCGAAGGACAGCTTCGGTGCGCGCCTCGCGCGGCTGGAGCAGATCGTCGAGCGGCTGGAGAGCGAAGAAATCGATCTCGAGGACGCGCTGACAGCTTTCGAGGAAGGCGTGAAGCTCTCGCGCGAGCTGACCGTGTCGCTCACCTCCGCGTCGCGCCGGGTCGAACTGCTGCTTCGCCAGGAAAACGGCGAGTTTGCGCTTGCACCCTTCGATCCCGGTCTCGATGAGGTCGGAGATGAGAAGGACAAAGAGGCGGACGATGCGGACGTCGAGTCCGATGAATTGTGA
- a CDS encoding HAMP domain-containing histidine kinase → MTTKRHLHALDAPPDDAARFSELVSMLTHEMKTPLASICASSEGLLSDLALSPEQKHRFLEIIHEEARRLTRMVRDLGFASRDAGGDPLAIERRVFDLEAVVRDSVMVFEPLTNELDVKIECVLLGRDPRLRRCTGDPDRVKQVMENLIGNALKYAPAGSTVTVRADTFNMSVERVARPVARVTISDRGPGIDPKHHLTIFEKYRRVTREGYRKDGLGLGLYISKRIVEAHGGSIWAGNGPEGGAVFTWTLPL, encoded by the coding sequence GTGACGACCAAACGACATTTGCACGCGCTCGACGCGCCGCCCGACGACGCGGCCCGGTTCAGCGAGCTCGTCTCGATGCTCACGCACGAGATGAAAACGCCGCTCGCGTCGATCTGCGCGAGCAGCGAGGGGTTGCTGTCCGACCTTGCGCTGTCTCCGGAGCAAAAACACCGGTTTCTCGAGATCATTCACGAAGAAGCACGACGGCTTACGCGCATGGTGCGGGATCTGGGTTTCGCGTCGCGAGACGCGGGCGGCGATCCGCTGGCCATCGAGCGCCGGGTGTTCGATCTCGAGGCCGTCGTGCGCGACAGCGTGATGGTGTTCGAGCCGTTGACGAACGAGCTGGACGTCAAGATCGAGTGCGTGCTCTTGGGCCGCGATCCGCGCCTGCGCCGGTGCACGGGCGATCCCGACCGCGTGAAACAGGTGATGGAAAACCTGATCGGCAACGCGCTCAAATACGCGCCGGCGGGCTCGACCGTCACGGTGCGCGCCGACACCTTCAACATGAGCGTCGAGCGCGTGGCGCGGCCGGTTGCCCGGGTGACGATCAGTGACCGTGGACCGGGGATCGATCCGAAGCACCATCTGACGATTTTCGAGAAGTACCGTCGGGTGACGCGCGAGGGCTACAGAAAGGATGGATTGGGCCTCGGGCTCTACATCAGCAAACGGATCGTCGAGGCGCACGGCGGGTCGATCTGGGCCGGCAACGGCCCCGAGGGCGGCGCGGTGTTCACCTGGACGCTGCCGCTCTAG
- a CDS encoding RNA methyltransferase, which produces MSDPHKFLERVAICLVEPLQPGNIGSVARAMKNMGLSSLRLVNPPDLNDLDCRKMSVGAWDLVENARVFKSLREAIEPFHVRVSTTRRLGARRTMDFTPRTFGEHLARNLGEDQSAVVVFGREDKGLNTDELELAPMILTIPSDSEYESLNVAQAVMVVAYELRIAQVGDPNPEPRRIADSGQIEGFFDQFLPLMTECGFLAKKDPQHVVIAIRKMLHKADPDHREIKILRGMCADMEWYLNHVAKVGKRDGQRTLDGRGGA; this is translated from the coding sequence ATGTCCGACCCCCACAAATTTCTTGAGCGCGTCGCGATCTGTTTGGTGGAACCGTTGCAGCCCGGAAACATCGGCTCCGTCGCGCGCGCGATGAAAAACATGGGGTTATCGTCGCTGCGTCTCGTGAATCCGCCGGATCTGAACGATCTGGACTGCCGTAAGATGTCGGTCGGCGCGTGGGATCTGGTTGAAAACGCGCGGGTTTTCAAGAGTTTGCGAGAAGCCATCGAGCCTTTTCACGTGCGCGTCTCGACGACGCGGCGGCTCGGCGCGCGAAGAACGATGGATTTCACGCCCCGCACGTTCGGAGAGCATCTGGCGCGAAATCTCGGCGAGGACCAATCCGCCGTCGTGGTCTTCGGTCGCGAAGACAAGGGGCTGAACACCGACGAGCTGGAACTCGCGCCGATGATCCTGACGATTCCGTCGGATTCGGAGTACGAGTCGCTCAATGTCGCGCAGGCCGTGATGGTCGTCGCATACGAGCTGCGTATCGCGCAGGTGGGAGACCCGAATCCGGAACCGCGCCGGATCGCGGATTCCGGGCAGATCGAGGGCTTCTTCGACCAATTCCTGCCGCTCATGACCGAGTGCGGGTTTCTGGCGAAGAAGGATCCGCAGCACGTGGTGATCGCGATTCGGAAAATGCTGCACAAGGCCGATCCGGATCATCGCGAGATCAAGATTCTTCGCGGAATGTGCGCGGATATGGAGTGGTATCTCAATCACGTCGCCAAGGTGGGGAAACGGGATGGTCAGCGTACGTTGGACGGGCGCGGCGGGGCTTGA
- a CDS encoding tetratricopeptide repeat protein, translating into MTTDTRPKRSNPAIVGAFVILCVCFATYATTLQRPFFFDDIPFIVGETTQRDLANIGSFFIADQHLLYRPVRSVAYTLMHAGFGLDPVPYRVVAIALHALCCILIAAIAIESGLGAGAALLAGLVFALHPVHADRVANTTAAFDLVGLALGYAGLFGLIRYARYGSRRAWGFGALALAAGLLGSEECVTIFALFLAWWWTVGRDAPGRHVSLAAIVAFVVTVGYLVARTLVLGQIARTGIAPVPGIFERLSAGAIAWWYGALKIAFPFSLRPAYGFTVESAPHALLFAAIPAWAILMRAIWRGRERRGLPAFAILWAVVAFAPFAQIIPTDTVMAERYFYSPLAGAALLAGWAYDRGRHDVASPARTLANILVVTGLVAMALASAHRGYVWADESRLWADAYSKDDRAAITVLNHANALKDAGRPDDACELYPRAIALDPFRHEPLVGFGDCLVRRGDVEGAIEVYQKANEMAPGARGPLEGLCQALAMSDRFDPAAECARRLVEIDPDSLVGPYVLGYSAWRQGRLEDARNALEAAARSPRGPKKTANAAVELLARINLDRTP; encoded by the coding sequence GTGACCACGGACACGCGCCCGAAGAGGTCGAACCCGGCGATCGTCGGCGCGTTCGTCATCCTCTGCGTGTGCTTCGCGACGTATGCGACGACGCTGCAACGTCCGTTTTTCTTTGACGACATTCCCTTCATTGTCGGCGAAACCACCCAACGCGATCTCGCCAACATCGGGTCGTTTTTCATCGCCGACCAGCATTTGCTCTATCGCCCCGTGCGCTCCGTGGCCTACACGCTGATGCACGCGGGGTTCGGCCTCGATCCGGTCCCTTACCGCGTTGTCGCGATCGCGTTGCATGCGCTGTGCTGCATCCTGATCGCGGCGATCGCGATCGAGTCGGGCCTGGGCGCGGGCGCGGCGCTGCTCGCGGGACTCGTCTTCGCGCTGCACCCCGTCCACGCCGACCGCGTCGCGAATACGACCGCCGCTTTCGATCTCGTCGGGCTCGCGCTCGGCTACGCCGGTCTTTTCGGTCTCATCCGATACGCCCGGTACGGCTCACGCCGGGCATGGGGGTTTGGTGCTTTGGCGCTGGCGGCGGGCCTGCTCGGCAGCGAGGAATGCGTGACGATTTTCGCGCTGTTCCTGGCGTGGTGGTGGACCGTGGGACGCGATGCACCCGGAAGGCATGTGTCCCTGGCCGCTATCGTCGCGTTCGTCGTGACCGTCGGCTACCTCGTCGCGCGTACGCTCGTTCTCGGTCAGATCGCGCGCACCGGCATCGCGCCTGTTCCCGGCATTTTCGAGCGACTTTCGGCAGGCGCCATCGCTTGGTGGTACGGCGCGCTCAAGATCGCGTTTCCTTTCTCACTCCGGCCCGCATACGGATTCACGGTCGAATCCGCGCCGCACGCGCTGCTGTTTGCCGCCATTCCCGCGTGGGCGATTCTCATGCGGGCCATCTGGCGCGGTCGCGAGCGGCGTGGGTTACCGGCCTTCGCCATTCTCTGGGCCGTCGTGGCCTTCGCCCCTTTCGCGCAGATCATCCCGACCGACACGGTCATGGCCGAGCGCTATTTCTATTCGCCGCTGGCGGGCGCGGCGCTCTTGGCCGGATGGGCTTACGATCGCGGGCGGCACGATGTCGCATCGCCGGCGCGCACGCTCGCGAATATCCTCGTCGTCACCGGACTCGTCGCGATGGCACTGGCTTCGGCGCATCGCGGATACGTGTGGGCCGACGAGTCTCGCCTGTGGGCCGACGCGTACTCGAAGGACGACCGCGCGGCGATTACCGTGCTGAACCATGCCAACGCCCTGAAGGATGCCGGTCGGCCGGACGACGCCTGCGAACTGTATCCCCGCGCGATCGCCCTCGATCCCTTCCGCCACGAGCCGCTCGTCGGCTTCGGTGATTGCCTCGTTCGTCGGGGAGACGTGGAGGGCGCTATCGAGGTGTATCAAAAGGCCAATGAGATGGCCCCCGGAGCGCGAGGGCCGCTGGAGGGATTGTGTCAGGCGCTCGCGATGAGCGACCGGTTCGATCCCGCCGCCGAATGCGCCCGCCGCCTCGTCGAAATCGACCCCGATTCGCTTGTGGGGCCATATGTCCTTGGCTATAGTGCGTGGCGTCAAGGCCGCTTGGAAGACGCCCGGAACGCCCTCGAAGCTGCCGCACGTTCGCCGCGAGGGCCGAAGAAAACGGCGAACGCGGCGGTCGAACTGCTGGCACGAATCAATCTGGACCGGACCCCATGA
- a CDS encoding flippase-like domain-containing protein, whose product MSPETPSEIATQPRRSPPWRRALGIALALACFVFVGDQILSGWRQVAHLEWRIRPAWLAASFVLVFANFAVAARSWRPVFVALDHRPIRLAQAFAIIYSAQLARYLPGRVWQFVGQAEAARRMGFAASTALTASVTQIIAGTAAGLVVAAGCAYASDEVAIALAALAGGFSVLAGLLLSGRFADRIAKRLPAHWRLSQVRFDVGIRGFCEVFAWGILGWVFHVGAVVALWAAVAPTDVDIAWRVASSYVFSYLFAFYTLVTPAGLGVREGAVTALLGPAIGAGPAGMLAIVQRIWFTVCESVAFVIAAWLWRSEVRSDKKPG is encoded by the coding sequence ATGTCTCCCGAGACACCGTCCGAAATCGCCACACAGCCGCGCCGAAGCCCGCCATGGAGGCGCGCCCTGGGCATCGCGCTCGCGCTGGCCTGCTTCGTCTTCGTCGGGGATCAGATTCTGAGCGGATGGCGGCAGGTGGCCCATCTCGAATGGCGGATTCGCCCCGCGTGGCTGGCCGCATCGTTCGTGCTGGTCTTCGCGAATTTCGCGGTGGCCGCGCGGAGCTGGCGTCCGGTCTTTGTGGCGCTCGATCATCGGCCGATTCGCCTCGCGCAGGCGTTCGCGATCATCTACTCGGCGCAACTTGCCAGGTACCTGCCCGGACGAGTCTGGCAGTTCGTCGGGCAGGCCGAGGCCGCGCGCCGCATGGGCTTCGCCGCGTCGACGGCTCTGACGGCGAGCGTCACGCAGATCATCGCGGGCACGGCGGCCGGGCTCGTCGTCGCGGCCGGGTGCGCGTACGCTTCGGACGAGGTCGCAATAGCCCTGGCCGCACTGGCAGGCGGATTTTCCGTCCTCGCCGGGCTGCTGCTCTCCGGACGCTTCGCCGACCGGATCGCGAAGAGGCTTCCCGCGCATTGGCGGCTCTCGCAGGTCCGTTTCGACGTGGGAATACGCGGGTTTTGCGAGGTGTTTGCCTGGGGGATTCTCGGCTGGGTGTTTCACGTCGGCGCGGTCGTCGCGCTTTGGGCCGCCGTCGCGCCCACCGACGTGGACATCGCCTGGCGGGTGGCGTCATCGTACGTCTTCTCGTACCTCTTCGCGTTCTACACGCTCGTCACCCCGGCGGGGCTCGGCGTGCGCGAGGGCGCGGTGACCGCCCTGCTCGGCCCCGCGATCGGCGCGGGTCCCGCGGGCATGCTCGCCATCGTTCAGCGCATTTGGTTCACGGTTTGCGAGTCGGTCGCGTTTGTCATCGCCGCCTGGCTCTGGCGCTCCGAAGTGCGCTCGGACAAAAAGCCGGGGTAA
- a CDS encoding TlyA family RNA methyltransferase, producing MPSDPKIRLDRILAERGLAPSRERAQALVMAGLVDVNGVREDKPGKLITPDARVEVRGADHPYVSRGGVKLAGALEALGVDPAGLRCLDVGQSTGGFTDCLLQRGAAHVVGVDVGYGQLDWKLRADPRVTVIERTNARAITPEVVGDPVDLAVIDVSFISLRLILPAVAACVKTGGRILAMVKPQFEVGRERVGAGGVVRDESARREAIDAVRAFGRDTLGFELAGEADSPIEGPSGNRETFVLFVLCASRS from the coding sequence ATGCCGTCTGATCCGAAAATCCGCCTCGACAGAATCCTCGCCGAGCGCGGCCTCGCGCCCAGTCGCGAACGCGCGCAGGCGCTCGTTATGGCCGGGCTCGTCGACGTCAACGGCGTGCGCGAGGACAAACCCGGGAAGCTCATCACGCCCGACGCGCGCGTCGAGGTGCGCGGCGCGGACCATCCCTACGTGTCGCGCGGCGGCGTCAAGCTCGCGGGCGCGCTCGAAGCGCTCGGCGTCGATCCGGCGGGACTGCGTTGTTTGGATGTCGGCCAATCGACCGGCGGGTTCACCGACTGCCTGCTCCAGCGCGGCGCGGCGCACGTGGTCGGCGTCGATGTCGGTTACGGGCAGCTCGATTGGAAGCTGCGCGCCGATCCGCGCGTCACGGTCATCGAACGCACCAACGCGCGCGCCATCACGCCCGAAGTCGTCGGCGATCCGGTCGATCTCGCGGTGATCGACGTGAGTTTCATCTCGCTGCGGCTGATCCTGCCCGCAGTCGCGGCGTGCGTGAAAACCGGCGGACGCATCCTCGCGATGGTCAAGCCGCAGTTCGAGGTCGGCCGCGAGCGCGTGGGCGCGGGCGGCGTGGTGCGCGACGAATCGGCGCGCCGCGAGGCGATCGACGCGGTGAGAGCGTTCGGCCGCGACACGCTCGGCTTCGAACTCGCGGGCGAGGCGGACAGCCCCATCGAGGGCCCGAGCGGCAACCGCGAGACCTTCGTGCTCTTCGTCCTGTGCGCTTCCCGTTCTTGA
- a CDS encoding 1-deoxy-D-xylulose-5-phosphate synthase: MPKPPFLPDIHSPADLRRLDLADLTQVCKEVRDAIVQTIPRVGGHFASNLGSVELAVALHYVFETPNDILLWDVGHQAYPHKILTGRLDRLHTIRQTDGLSGFPHYEESIHDPFLTGHAGTSISSATGMSEAIALSGEKRRVVAIIGDGSMTAGLAFEGLNHAGQSESSPIIVLNDNEMSIDPNVGALSRFMSRALVGKRTQAIRGAVRTFFTAMGPMGEDVLHVLKRVEESALGVVTPGYLFEALGFTYVGPLDGHDVLALVDAFRDIRDAKGPLIIHCLTVKGKGYAPAEKDPLKYHGVGKFDPAVGIVKDPNAKPTPPSYSDVFGQTLIDMAKMDTSVVAVSPAMMSGSGLIPFYKAFPDRCYDVGIAEQHAVTFSAGLCKMNLKPVAAIYSTFLQRGYDQVVHDVVLQKLPVVFCLDRAGLVGADGPTHHGVFDIAYLRHLPGMHLMAPKDEGELRQMLYSALQYRVTVAIRYPRGNGFGVPMDAPYEVLPMGKGELLRPGSDLVIVAYGSRVYPAMSAAKMLAESGIDAAVINARFAKPLDVDLIAEWASATGRVVTAEEGTRLGGFGSAVLEALSDRGLTNVRTAVVGLPDVFIEHGTQEALYHRYGIDDHGIADAARRLMG; encoded by the coding sequence ATGCCCAAACCGCCATTCCTCCCGGACATCCACTCCCCGGCCGATCTGCGCCGGCTGGACCTCGCGGATCTGACGCAGGTCTGCAAGGAGGTCCGCGACGCGATCGTGCAGACCATCCCGCGGGTGGGCGGGCACTTCGCCAGCAACCTCGGATCGGTCGAGCTCGCCGTCGCGCTGCACTACGTCTTCGAGACGCCGAACGACATCCTGCTCTGGGACGTCGGCCATCAGGCGTATCCGCACAAGATCCTCACCGGGCGTCTCGATCGCCTCCACACGATCCGCCAGACCGACGGCCTGTCCGGTTTTCCCCATTACGAGGAATCGATCCACGACCCGTTCTTGACGGGCCACGCGGGCACGAGCATTTCGAGCGCGACGGGCATGAGCGAGGCGATCGCTCTTTCCGGCGAAAAGCGCCGCGTGGTGGCGATCATCGGCGACGGGTCCATGACGGCGGGCCTCGCCTTCGAGGGGCTCAACCACGCGGGGCAGTCGGAGTCGAGCCCGATCATCGTGCTCAACGACAACGAGATGAGCATCGACCCCAACGTCGGCGCGCTCTCGCGCTTCATGTCGCGCGCGCTGGTCGGCAAACGCACGCAGGCCATCCGCGGCGCGGTGCGCACGTTCTTCACGGCGATGGGACCGATGGGCGAAGACGTGCTGCACGTGCTCAAGCGCGTCGAGGAAAGCGCGCTGGGCGTCGTCACGCCGGGGTATTTGTTCGAAGCGCTCGGCTTCACCTACGTCGGCCCGCTGGACGGGCACGACGTGCTCGCGCTCGTCGACGCGTTCCGCGACATCCGCGACGCCAAGGGCCCGCTCATCATTCATTGCCTGACGGTCAAGGGCAAAGGCTACGCGCCGGCGGAGAAAGACCCGCTCAAGTATCACGGTGTCGGCAAGTTCGACCCCGCCGTGGGCATCGTGAAGGACCCGAACGCGAAACCGACGCCGCCGTCGTACTCTGACGTCTTCGGCCAGACGCTGATCGACATGGCGAAGATGGACACCTCCGTCGTGGCGGTGTCGCCGGCGATGATGTCGGGCTCCGGGCTGATCCCGTTTTACAAGGCGTTCCCCGATCGCTGTTACGACGTGGGCATCGCCGAGCAGCACGCGGTCACGTTCTCGGCGGGCCTGTGCAAGATGAACCTCAAACCCGTGGCGGCGATCTATTCGACGTTTTTGCAGCGCGGATACGATCAGGTCGTTCACGATGTCGTGCTGCAAAAGCTCCCCGTGGTGTTTTGCCTCGACCGCGCGGGGCTCGTCGGAGCCGACGGCCCGACGCACCACGGCGTCTTCGACATCGCCTATCTGCGCCACCTGCCCGGCATGCACCTGATGGCGCCCAAGGACGAGGGCGAACTGCGACAGATGCTCTATTCGGCCCTGCAATACCGCGTCACCGTCGCCATTCGCTATCCGCGCGGCAACGGATTCGGCGTGCCGATGGATGCGCCCTACGAGGTGTTGCCGATGGGCAAGGGCGAGTTGCTGCGCCCGGGGAGCGACCTCGTCATCGTCGCCTACGGTTCGCGCGTGTACCCGGCCATGTCCGCGGCGAAGATGCTCGCCGAATCGGGGATCGACGCGGCCGTCATCAACGCGCGGTTCGCGAAACCGCTCGACGTCGATCTCATCGCCGAATGGGCGAGCGCCACCGGCCGCGTGGTCACCGCGGAAGAGGGCACGCGCCTCGGCGGATTCGGTTCCGCCGTGCTCGAAGCCCTCTCAGATCGCGGTCTGACGAACGTGCGCACCGCCGTCGTCGGCCTGCCCGACGTGTTCATCGAACACGGCACGCAGGAAGCCCTCTATCATCGCTACGGCATCGACGACCACGGCATCGCCGACGCCGCGCGACGCCTGATGGGCTGA
- a CDS encoding glycosyltransferase family 2 protein, whose protein sequence is MKLSVIMPVFNERTTIEEIVGQVLAIPRDKELIIVDDGSTDGTRDILRERIEGLPGVKVVYHARNQGKGAAIRTGQAHIAGDITVIQDADLEYDPRDFETLLEPIIEKRADVVYGSRFLGRHRAFLFWHYLGNRFLTFVTNVLYNTMLTDMETCYKAFRSEVFKSIHIRSNRFEFEPEITAKVFKSGCRVFEVPVSYAGRDYVEGKKITWKDGFGAVWTLIKYRFID, encoded by the coding sequence ATGAAGCTCTCCGTCATCATGCCCGTGTTCAACGAACGCACCACGATCGAGGAGATCGTCGGGCAGGTGCTCGCCATTCCGCGCGACAAGGAACTCATCATCGTGGACGACGGCAGCACCGACGGTACGCGCGACATTCTTCGCGAACGTATCGAAGGGCTCCCCGGCGTCAAGGTCGTCTATCACGCGCGCAATCAAGGCAAGGGCGCGGCGATTCGCACGGGCCAGGCGCACATCGCGGGAGACATCACGGTCATTCAGGACGCCGACCTCGAGTATGACCCACGCGACTTCGAGACGCTGCTGGAGCCAATCATCGAGAAGCGCGCGGACGTGGTGTACGGGTCCCGGTTTCTCGGGCGTCACCGCGCGTTCCTGTTCTGGCACTACCTCGGCAATCGCTTCCTCACGTTCGTGACGAACGTCCTCTACAACACGATGCTCACGGACATGGAGACCTGCTACAAGGCGTTCCGTTCCGAGGTTTTCAAGTCGATTCACATCCGCTCGAACCGTTTCGAGTTCGAGCCCGAGATCACCGCCAAGGTCTTCAAGAGCGGCTGCCGCGTGTTCGAGGTCCCGGTCAGCTATGCCGGGCGCGACTACGTCGAGGGGAAGAAGATCACGTGGAAGGACGGCTTCGGCGCGGTGTGGACGCTCATCAAGTACCGGTTCATCGACTGA
- a CDS encoding DUF2723 domain-containing protein yields MHTRRKAHPFANARTRRALAAAAFLVPFALYLAGLCPTIHLGDSGELATATATLSVPHVPGYPVMTQAGFALSRAPIGSLAFRANLYSALCGALACWLVFLLLSDLGARPAGSFALAVAFGAAHTVMEESLKIRAYPLNAAFAAFMLWRALRWRVTGDRRELFLIAFAGALGLGNHQIVLAAGVAPAAILVANWRRLRPRDAATMLALGVVGLSVYAYLPLRAMAGPVLNWGDPYNAERFFAALTQQQYAHKMMSPDWTPKLRMAGMILRSLVTEVGAPVFALGIIGATRLAKSDRALLAGLVGVVLATIALRVNYIGQDEFHQVLRYTTCCTLMVVVAAAFGLREIFARSRPVFALTLAALAAVYPIAVNFPAVNASRHRVGEDFAKASLAWPEHGYALAVGGDNNVFPLWFYQRVERYRQDVVLLPRSGFDTDWIQAEVALALPFGTDLLRAAYRTVPFPVFYSTVENLREAGVPVYSQFSTTSDPVEADIWTDWNARGLIEPCGLGFRIDGGPCDDTIWRRLPMSAYVDPAIPRDHHTRSLLDNVVHHQLLRTQSARRAGDPDTALAAARIAVAALPDDARAALTVYVTLLDMGRIDESNSLADDLMEQFGEDAKVQAVLRAGAHGAQP; encoded by the coding sequence ATGCATACGCGGCGGAAAGCGCATCCTTTCGCGAACGCGCGAACGCGCCGGGCTCTCGCGGCGGCGGCGTTTCTGGTCCCGTTCGCGCTCTACCTCGCGGGGCTTTGCCCCACCATCCACCTCGGCGACTCGGGCGAGCTCGCCACCGCCACGGCCACGCTCTCGGTTCCCCACGTTCCTGGCTATCCCGTCATGACGCAGGCGGGATTCGCGCTGTCGCGCGCGCCGATCGGATCGCTCGCGTTCCGCGCGAATCTGTATTCCGCGCTGTGCGGCGCGCTGGCGTGCTGGCTCGTGTTTCTGCTTCTGTCCGATCTCGGCGCGCGACCCGCAGGGTCGTTCGCGCTCGCGGTCGCCTTCGGCGCGGCGCACACGGTGATGGAGGAAAGCCTCAAAATTCGCGCCTATCCGCTGAACGCCGCCTTCGCCGCGTTCATGCTGTGGCGGGCGCTGCGCTGGCGGGTGACCGGCGATCGCCGCGAGCTGTTCCTCATCGCGTTCGCCGGGGCGCTGGGACTTGGAAATCATCAGATCGTGCTCGCGGCCGGAGTCGCGCCCGCGGCGATCCTTGTCGCCAATTGGCGAAGGCTACGCCCGCGGGATGCGGCAACCATGCTCGCCCTCGGCGTCGTCGGGTTGTCCGTTTACGCTTACCTGCCGCTGCGAGCGATGGCCGGGCCCGTGCTGAATTGGGGCGACCCGTATAACGCCGAGCGCTTTTTCGCCGCGCTGACGCAACAGCAGTACGCGCATAAGATGATGTCACCCGATTGGACGCCGAAGCTGCGCATGGCGGGGATGATTCTTCGCAGTCTGGTCACGGAGGTGGGCGCACCGGTCTTTGCGCTCGGCATCATCGGCGCGACCCGCCTCGCGAAATCCGACCGCGCCCTGCTCGCCGGGCTCGTCGGCGTCGTGCTCGCGACGATCGCGCTGCGCGTGAACTACATCGGCCAAGACGAATTCCATCAGGTGCTGCGCTACACAACCTGCTGTACGCTCATGGTCGTAGTCGCCGCGGCCTTCGGTTTGCGGGAGATCTTCGCCCGATCGCGACCGGTTTTCGCGCTCACTCTCGCGGCGCTCGCGGCAGTCTACCCCATCGCGGTGAATTTTCCCGCGGTGAATGCCTCCCGCCATCGTGTCGGCGAAGACTTCGCCAAAGCTTCGCTCGCCTGGCCCGAACACGGCTACGCGCTCGCCGTGGGCGGCGACAACAACGTTTTTCCCCTCTGGTTCTACCAGCGCGTCGAGCGATACCGACAGGATGTCGTCCTCCTCCCTCGCTCGGGCTTCGATACCGACTGGATTCAGGCCGAGGTCGCGCTCGCCCTGCCCTTCGGAACCGACCTTCTGCGTGCGGCCTACCGTACCGTGCCATTCCCCGTGTTCTACTCGACCGTCGAGAACCTTCGGGAAGCCGGTGTCCCCGTCTACTCGCAGTTTTCCACGACCTCCGATCCGGTCGAGGCGGACATTTGGACTGACTGGAACGCACGCGGCCTGATCGAGCCGTGCGGACTCGGTTTCCGCATCGACGGCGGTCCATGCGACGACACGATCTGGCGTCGATTGCCGATGTCGGCCTATGTCGATCCCGCGATTCCCCGCGATCACCACACGCGGTCGTTGCTGGACAATGTGGTCCATCATCAGTTGCTCCGCACGCAGTCCGCCCGCCGCGCGGGTGATCCCGACACCGCCCTGGCCGCCGCGCGAATCGCGGTCGCCGCGCTGCCCGATGACGCGCGTGCGGCACTCACCGTGTACGTGACGCTGCTCGACATGGGGCGGATCGACGAATCCAACTCACTGGCTGACGACTTGATGGAACAATTCGGCGAGGACGCGAAGGTTCAGGCCGTGCTGCGCGCCGGCGCGCACGGAGCTCAGCCGTGA
- a CDS encoding MBL fold metallo-hydrolase: MVSVRWTGAAGLEFTHDGRTWLIDPYYTRSGKGDVLFGRLTPDVATIKRRLRELPGELSAVIAGHSHFDHIADIPTIAGDFDGPILGNSSLETAMKIHERPGRVRACTGRERVDLPGGAVLTMIPSRHGKVILGRVPYPGEIDPHTPRPFRAKDYRHGQVFSPHLEVGGVRFVQIGSADVIDEELAPHPADVVFLCVPGWKYCPDYAARVIRNLRPKVVIPFHFDDFTKPFDADGRAPSLPFQGIDAFIAKLRAEAQGLEIRVIHTYETLRF, encoded by the coding sequence ATGGTCAGCGTACGTTGGACGGGCGCGGCGGGGCTTGAATTCACGCACGACGGGCGCACCTGGCTGATCGACCCGTACTATACGCGGTCGGGCAAGGGCGATGTGCTGTTCGGTCGTCTCACGCCGGACGTCGCCACGATCAAGCGCCGCTTGCGCGAATTGCCGGGCGAGCTCTCGGCCGTGATCGCGGGGCACTCCCATTTCGATCACATCGCCGACATTCCGACGATCGCGGGTGACTTCGACGGCCCGATCCTCGGCAATTCGAGTCTCGAAACCGCGATGAAGATCCACGAGCGACCGGGACGGGTGCGCGCGTGCACCGGGCGCGAGCGCGTGGACCTGCCGGGCGGTGCGGTGCTGACGATGATCCCGTCGCGCCACGGCAAGGTGATCCTGGGCCGAGTGCCGTATCCGGGAGAGATCGACCCCCATACGCCGCGTCCGTTTCGCGCCAAGGATTACCGGCATGGGCAGGTCTTTTCGCCGCATCTGGAGGTGGGCGGCGTGCGTTTCGTGCAGATCGGCAGCGCCGACGTGATCGACGAAGAACTCGCTCCGCATCCGGCCGATGTCGTGTTTCTGTGCGTTCCGGGCTGGAAATACTGCCCGGATTACGCCGCTCGCGTGATCCGAAACCTGCGGCCCAAGGTTGTCATTCCGTTCCATTTCGACGACTTCACCAAGCCTTTCGACGCCGACGGGCGCGCGCCGTCCCTGCCGTTTCAGGGCATCGACGCGTTCATCGCGAAATTGCGCGCCGAGGCGCAGGGTCTTGAAATTCGCGTCATCCACACGTATGAAACGCTCCGTTTCTGA